The following is a genomic window from Clostridium fungisolvens.
AGTTTCATAGAAATGAAACTGGTTTCCAGGGGCATAATGGATTTAATCAAGACGATATTATAAGGATCTTTGAGAATACTGGTTTTAAAGAGGTCACAGCTCATACATTTTACGTAGACACAAAAGATGTTGGCGACGAGATAGTAGAGTATTCTTTGTTTATAATTAAAGGTAAAAAATAATTTGTTTAAATGTGGTTGATTTTATATAATAATTTATGAGGAAACACAATGAACTGTTCTATGACAATAACGCTCTAATCTTTCTAGTCAAAGATATGAATATTTCTACTATACTTAAATTTAACTTTAAAAGATAAATTGAATAACTTAAAAATCACTACGAAAAGTTTACTCGTAGTGATTTTTGATTAATTAAAATTACATATAATTCTATATAAAACTAAGTTTTATATTAATTAGCTAGATTAATTTTAGATTTTATGATTTATATGAAAATTTTAGGGGATATTTATATAGTATGACAAATAGTAGAAACTATGAGTAAAGTCATGAATTAGTTAAAATGAACAAGAAAATACTTGAAATATCGAGTTAATCCGACATAATAATTGATTCATGAAATAGAAAATACAAGTATAATATATATATATTTATTATAAGGAGTATGAAGATGAACGAAAATCAAATTTTTATCCACAATAACGGAGAATTAGGTCTTATAGTTTTAGAAAGCTGTAAAGCTTTAGGACAAAAAATTGATGAAGAAATCAAGGCTAAAAGGGGCGTAAGTGAATCTTTTTTAATTCCTTCAGATGAAATACGCTTTTCTAATGGGGAAGGAAAGGTAAAGCTTTCAGAAACAGTTAGAGGTAAAGATATTTACATACTTTGCGATGTTGGTAATCATAGTTGCTCATATAATATGTTTGGAGTAAAAACTTTTAAAGGTCCAGATGAACATTTCCAAGACATAAAAAGAACTGTTTCAGCTATAAGAGGAAAGGCAAGAAGAATAACTGTTATAATGCCACTTCTTTATGCTTCAAGACAACACAGAAGAAAAGGCAGAGAATCACTTGACTGTGCTTTAGCATTACAAGAATTAGAAAGATTAGGAGTTCAAGAAATATTAACATTTGATGCACATGATCCTAATGTTCAAAATGCAATTCCACTTTTATCTTTCGAAAATTTCTATCCTACTTATGACATACTAAAGACTTTTATCACAGAAGAAAAGTCAGCAGAAATAGATAAAAATAAAATGCTAGTAATCAGTCCTGACACAGGAGCCATGGATAGAGCTATATACTATTCAAGTGTGCTAGGTCTAGATGTGGGTCTGTTTTATAAGAGAAGAGACCATTCTACAATAGTTAATGGTAAAAACCCTATAGTAAAACATGAATATATGGGAAGAGATGTTGAGGGTCAGGACGTGCTTATCGTAGATGATATGATTGCATCTGGAGAATCTGTGCTTGATATAGCAAAAGAACTTAAAGCAAGAAAAGCAAGAAATGTTTATGTAGCTGCAACTTTTGCATTCTTTACAGAAGGAGCTGAAAAGTTCCAAAAGTTCTATGAAGATGGTACTATAACAAGAGTTTACTCAACAAACCTTACATATATAGCCCCTGAAGTTCAAGAAGCAGAGTGGTTTAAAAAAGTAGATATGTCTCAATTTATTGCTAGAATAATAAATAGATTAAATGGTGACCAATCTATCGCTTCATACATGGATGCAACATATGTAATATCTGAACTATTAAAAAATAGATAATAGTAAAAGTTTTGATAATATTCCGATATGCAATAAAAAGGTTAGAACTAAAATTTTAGTTCTAACCTTTTTTTATTCTTGCTTACTCGAATTAGAAATATCGATTAGTAATTAATGAACTACCAGATTGTTTATCCACTTTTTAGATGCAATCCTAGGAAATCCAACAAAAAATTTTGCTATTTCCTCCATAAAGACGAAAATATATACTTTATCTATTGGCATATGGAAGTACAATCCTGCTAGAGCAACCAAAGGCACTCCTACAAGCCACATTCCACCGATATCAAGTAGTAGACAAAACTTCGTATCTCCACCGCTTCTAAGTATACCAACAACATTTGTATAATTGAATACCTTTATACAAAGGAAAATCCCAAGTATATGAAGCAAGGATTTAGAATAATTGTGGACCTCAGGCGATACACTATAAGCAAACAAAATTGAAGGAGCTCCTAAATATATTATAAGCCCTACAATAACGCCAAGTAGGGGATTCATTATAATAAATCTCTTAGCATATAGAAAGGCAGTTTTTTCATCCTTTTGTCCTATCTTCTGTCCTATCATGATTGCGGCAGCATTACCGAATCCCAAAAATACAACCATAGCAAGTCTATCTATAGTGCTTACAATATTAGTAGAAGCAACGATAGCTGTGCCCATATGTGCGTATACAACTGAATAAATAGTAACCCCTAAAGCCCAGAAACTTTCATTTAAGATAACTGGGATAGTAATCTTAAAGAATCTTTTAGCAAATTCCATAGATAAGTCTAATAGTTCTTTTGGTTTCGCTGCAAGAGGGAATTTAAATTTATATACAACAAATATCATTAATATAAATTCTATAATACGAGCTATCAATGTACCTAAAGCAGATCCGTATACTCCAAGTCCATGAACACCAGCCACACCATAAACTAGAGTGAAATTTAAAACTGTATTTATTCCAAGTGCAATAATACTAACTACCATTGGAGCTTTTACCTGTCCTAAACTTCTTAAGGTTGCAGCATAAGCAAATGATACTGCGGTAACTATATAACTAAGACAGATTATTCTTAAATAGTTTGCACCCATATTTATAACCGCTGGATCATTAGAGAAAATACTCATAATTGGCTTAGGAAAAAGTAAAGCTGCAATTGTAAAAACTGATGATACTGCTATTGCAGTAATAAGACAAATTCCTAGAACTCTTTTAATATTTTTCAAGTCTTTTTTTCCCCAGTATTGCGCTGTAAAAATCGAAGCACCACTTACTACACCAAACAAAACAAGATTTAGTAAGAAAAACATTTGGTTAGCTAGTCCAACACTTGCAATTGCTACCTCCCCTAATCCTCCAATAATTATATTGTCAAATAAATTTAACGAAGACAATATAAAATTTTGAAGTGCAATTGGGAAGGCTAGCTTTATCGTGTCTTTAAAAAACTTTTTGTCTGAAAATAAAGATAATAAGTTCATAAAAGTAACCTCCATAACATTAGCTATATAATTATAGCATAACTTGGAGATCTTATCATACTAACCTAATTTACTCTATTTACTATTTAAGCTTTCCTACTATAGGTAAATTATTTAATACCTTGGTTCCATGGGCTGCTTGATTAATTTCTTGCGTAAGGTCTTTTCCTGCAGTGATTCCATTTTTATGCTTACCATTATGCCAGTCCTCAGCATTAGTAACATCATATACAATACCACTCACTGCGGCATATGCTGGATTTCCATTTTGACCATCATACTTTTTCAATTCATCTAAAGTAAAGGTTTTATCTGGTATTGATTGAGTAGTACTTGAATTGTTTGTATTATTTTTATTTGAGGATTCATTTGTTTTTGTACATCCAATTAAAGTAAAAGATAAAAATAATACGAGAGTACACATAATATTAAGTGGTTTTTTTATCATATAATCATCTCCTTATCTTATTTATTTGCTATCTAATTGAAGAATATTCTTTTTAAAATACAATATTGTATAGATAAAGATGAACCACTTCGATCCGAAATTTATTTTTAAAACTCTCACGGGTTCTGGTGAGAGAATTTAAAAATATAATTTCTATTACGAAGTAGTTCATCTATAGACCAGTTTTAAATAAAATATAACAAAATAATTTAATTTCTATTAATAATTAATAGAAGCAATAACTAAGTTTTGTAGACTAGAACCAGAGTACAAATAGATGCGTAGTTACTTTATTTATTAATAATGTTAAGATTATATATAGAGGTGATAAATTTGAAGAAGAAAAAAATATTAGTTATCGGAAGCTTGAATATGGATTGGGTGATACCCGTTAATCATATGCCTAAAGAAGGTGAAACAATATTAGCAGAAAGTTATATAGAAATTCCAGGAGGAAAAGGAGCAAACCAAGCTTTGGCTGTCAAAAGATTAGGTGGGAGTGTTACAATGCTTGGGATGGTAGGTGATGATACTATAGGTGAGAAACTAATATCAAACCTTGCAACAGAAAAAATAGATACAACTAAGATAGAAGAAATTAAACAAATTAATTCTGGTTTAGCGTTAATATATGTAAGTAATTATGGATCAAATAGTATTGTAGTACTTCCAGGAGCAAATTCTAGAGTTGATAAAAATTATATAGATAAAAACATAGATGTATTAAAAGACAGTGATATAATCGTGCTTCAAATGGAAATCCCAGAAGAAACTGTTTATTATATAATAGAAAAAGCTCATGAAATGAATAAAATAATAATATTAAATCCAGCACCTGCACCAGAATATCTGAAGAATGAATTATATGATAAAATTGATTTCTTAACACCTAATGAAACAGAGCTAGAAAAATTAACAGGTATATTAGTAAACGATATTAATGGAGCAATAAAAGCTTCAAAAATACTTTTATCAAAAGGTATAAGGAACATCATAGCTACATTAGGAGAGAATGGGGCTTTACTTGTAAACAAAGATACATGTGTTACTTTTAGAGCAGAAAAAGTAAAAGCTGTTGATACAACGGCGGCAGGTGATTGTTTTAATGGAGCATTTGCAGTTGCCTTGGGTGAAGGATATAGTTTAGAACAAGCTATACAATTTGCAAACAAAGCTGCTTCAATTTCTGTTACCAGAAAAGGAGCGCAGCCTTCTATTCCATTTATAAATGAAATGAAAAGTGTTCTATAATTTATAAAAGATTTTAGAATTAGTTTAGAATTATTTAATAATTTCTTTCAATTAATTTTATAATCAGCATGTACAATAAAGATGTACTATTTCAATATGGGAATAATATCTCAGGTTAGATGGTGCATCTTTGTATAATGCTATGAAATTAATTATGGAATATATGTATGATTACATGGGAGGAATTTTGGATGAAAAAGAAAGTAATAGCTATAGTATTAGTAGCAGTAGTAGTGGTTGGAGGATTAGGTTATGCTAGAAGTAGAAAAAATACAACACATTTTCTAAGCGTAAAAACTGCAAGCGTATCAACAGGTGATATTCAGTCATATCTTTCAACTACTGCAACTATAAAATCTAAGAATAGTAAAGATTATTATCCAATCCAAGGTAAAGTAAAAAAGGTAAATGTAAAAGTTGGAGATTCAGTAACAAAAGGACAAGTACTTGTGGAATTTGATGTAACCGATCCTAACATAAGTGTAAAGCAAGCTCAAATAAACTACGATAATGCTGTGTTAACTAAACAAATGCAAGTTAATGCAAATAATGATGCAAAGAACAATATGGCTGATCTTGACAAGCAGATAGCAGATTTAAATAATCAGATTAATGAAGCTAAGAAAAATCCTCAAGATGTAACTAAAATACAATCATTACAACAACAACAATCAACTCTTCAATCTAAAAGAGATGCAGCAAAGATTCCTTATTCAGATGAACAGTTAAAGCAAGCAGATAATACTATATCTCTTCAAAAAATTGCATTAGATACAGCTAAAGATAATCTTTCAAAAAGTCAAAGTACAATTGTAGCAGATTTTGATGGAGTAGTGACTGCATTAAATGTTGCAGAAGGTGCAGCTACAGCAGCAGCAGCTCAACCAGCTATAACAATACAGGATGTGAACAATTTAAAGGCTGTAATGTCAGTTGGAAAGTTTGATGCTGCAAAGATTCAACTTGGACAAGAAGCAGTTATAAAAAGTGGAGATAAAAAACTAAAAGGTAAAGTTTCATTTATTGGACCTTCAGCTAAAACTACTGCATCTGCAACTGGAACTGAATCAACACTTCCAGTAGAAATAGACATATTAGATAAACCAGACGGTTTAAAGATCGATTTTGACACAGATGTAGATGTACTTCTTGGACAAGTAAATAATGTAATAAAAGTACCAGCCGAAAGTTTAAGAACTGATAAAAATGATAGAAACTATTTATATGTTGTAAGTGGTGGAAAAGCAGTGGAGAAAGAAGTAAAACTTGGACTTCAATCTGACATGGAGGCACAAGTAACTGAAGGGTTAAGCAATGGAGATAAGGTTATTCTTAATCCAAGCTCAAGTGTTAAAGATGGGGTAACAGTAAAAGAAGCAGGTGATGGTAAGTAATGCTAGAGGTTAAAGATATAATTAAGAAGTATGTAAACGGAGATATTAATTTTACAGCGCTTAAAGGTATAAACCTTAAAATTGAAAAAGGTGAATTTACTTCTATAATGGGGCCATCAGGCTCTGGAAAATCTACCATGATGAACATAATCGGATGTTTAGATAGAATGGATAGTGGAACATATATTTTAAATGATCAAAATGTATCAAACCTTACGGATAAGGAATTGGCATTTATCAGGAATAAAGAAATAGGGTTCGTTTTTCAGGCATTTAATCTGTTACCTAGAATGACAATCTTAGAAAATGTTGAACTTCCTATGGTATACGCAGGTGTACCTAAGAAGGTTAGAAGAGAAAAAGCTTTAGCCGCTCTTGGTAAGGTTGGTCTAGGAGACAGGGTAAAACATAAACCAAATGAAATATCGGGAGGACAAAAGCAGAGAGTTGCTATAGCTAGAGCAATAGTAAATACACCTGCAGTTATAATGGCTGACGAGCCTACAGGAAATCTGGATACTCAGTCTTCTATAGAAATAATGAAAATATTCCAGGACTTAAATAACGAAGGTGCAACTGTGATAATGGTTACTCATGAACCAGATATAGCACAGCACACAAAAAGAGTAGTTAGGTTCAAGGATGGACTAATAGTTGATGACTACTTAGTGGAAAACAGAATAATTCTATAGGAGGTAAAACTAATGAATATAATAAGCAGTTTACTAGAAAACTTTAAAATGGCTATCGATAGTATTATATCTAATAAAATGCGTTCTTTTCTAACAATGCTTGGTATAATAATAGGAATTAGTTCAGTAATAGCAATTATATCCTTAGGAGCTGGTGGACAGGAGTCTATAACAGGTGAGTTTGAAAAGCTTGGTTCGTCAACTGTAAATGTATCAACTGACACAACGAAAGCATCTGAGAGTGATTTTATAACTTTTGAAGATATAAAACAAATAAAAAATAAAGTTGATACAGCAAGATATGTTGCTCCAAGTGTATCTAAAAATGGAGTTGCTATTTCTGACACAAGTAATAAAAGAGCAAGTATAACTGGAACTAATACTGACGGATTTATAATACAAAACACTGAGTTCTTGTATGGAAGAGCTTTTAATGAAAGAGAATATACAGAAGGTAAAAATGTAGTTATAATTGACGAAGACTCTGCAAATGACTTGTTCGGTTATACAGACGTTACAGGAAAGAGTATTAAAATTGGGTCTGCGAAATCTCCAATAAAAGCTACTATAATAGGGGTTACTGTTTCACCTTTTGGATCTACTTTTAAAAATATGGGAAGAAATCAAAGACCAGGTATATTCTATGTACCTGCTACATTACTACAAAATATGTACTCTAATGAATTCTCTATTGATAAGATAAGCATAATGGCTTCTGATAAAGATGCTTTGGAGGAAACTGGTAATAGTGCAAAAAACGTATTAGAAAGTAGACATAATAACAGAGGAAAAGATATTTATACTGCTCAAGGAGCATTAAGTCAGCTTGAACAAATAAATAATGTTCTTGGAATATTTACTACCTTTATAGGTGCAGTTGCTGCTATATCACTTATTGTAGGCGGTATTGGAGTAATGAATATAATGTTAGTTTCAGTAACTGAAAGAACTAGGGAAATAGGTATAAGAAAAGCGATTGGTGCAACAACTAACAAGATACTTCTGCAATTTTTGACTGAGTCAGTTATAATTTCTCTTATAGGGGGAATCATAGGATTGTTTTTAGGAATAGTAGGCGCTTATGCAATAGGAAGTTTTGCAAATATTACACCTTCTTTATCAATATCTGCAATCATAGGAGTTATAGCATTCTCTTCAGCTGTTGGAATTTTCTTTGGGATATACCCTGCTAGAAAAGCTGCTAAACTCGATCCTATTGAAGCATTAAGATATGAGTAAACTTTATTAAATAGGGGTGAATTTATATGAAATTCGTAAATAAACTTACTATGACCAGATTGGTTTTAGCAACTATCTTTTTAGTATTTATGGCTATAAAGGGAATACCATATCGCAGGAGTATTGCTACAGTGGTGTTTATTGCGGCTACCATGATAGATGTATTTTATGAGAACTTTATTAATAAAGAGAATAAATCAGACAAATTAGTTGTTTTAATAAATTCATTGATTGATAAAGTTCTTGTTACGACTGCTTTGATCTATTTAGTTGAAACAAGTGTAATTCCTAGTTTTGTAGCTGTGACTATTATATCGGTAGAGTTTGCTATCGGTGGTCTTGTATCAATAGGTAATAGTGATGGTCTTTTACTTGCAAAAAGCACTTTGGAAAAAGTAAAAACTGTTTTCCAGATGAGCTCTATAATAATATTACTTTCAAAAATGAGTATTGATCATAATTTTCATAAAGTAAAAGAATATGTAGCAAATAGCTTTATTGGTGTAATACCTTACATGGCATTGTATATCGCGCTTTTAGTAACAGTTATATATGCAGTTGATTATTTCTTTAAAAATAGGCAATTTATTAATATTGATAGATAAATGAAAGGAGGGATTTCGTGTATATAAAAAGGAAACTGAAGTTGACATATGTAATGATTCTTATTACTTCATTTTTACTTTTGATATGTTTAAGTAATGTATTTATTGCATTAACAGAAAGCAATTCTAAATATGATCTAACAGGCAAGCTCGGAAAAGGAAACTTTGCATTTTTTACTGAACTTGTAACTGAGAATAATAAATTACTACAAAAAGTAAATAGTGAAGTTTTGACTAATCCTGATAACTTTTTAAATCATGATTATCTCCTCCAACTAGAAAATAGTTCAAATATGAAATATACTGGAATAGTAACTTTAATTAACGACAAAATTGACTATTCTTCAAATTTTATACGAAAAGACTTGAGTGAAGATGCATTAACTTCTTTTAATTCAAATTCTAACGATCAGTTTAAAAAGAAGATTATAATATTATGGAAACAAGACTTTACGACAAGCAATAAAGATAAAGGTAGCATCTACTATATAATAGACATAGACAGCTACAAAAAATTATTTAAGCAAAATGTTTTAATAGTTATGGTATTAATCCTAATTATATTAATGGCTACTAACGGTATAATAACTTATTTTGTGTCCAAAAGTATTGTTAAGCCTTTAAAAGAGTTAGATAAAGGTGCAGGCGAGATTCTAAAGGGAAATTTGAATTATAAGCTAGACATTGACTCTAAAGATGAAATAGGAGAAGTTGCAGAAACTTTTGAGGAAATGAGATTGAGACTTAAAGAATCTTTAGAAATTCAAAATCAGTACGAAGAAAATCGTAAAGAACTGATTGCAAGTATATCTCATGATTTGAAAACTCCCATAACATCTATAAAGGGTTATATTGAAGGAATTAAAGACGGGGTAGCTGACACTCCAGACAAGATGGAGAAGTACGTAAATACAATTTTGACAAAAGCAAATTACATGGATAGTTTGATAAATGATTTATTCTTATATTCAAAACTAGAATTGAATAAGGAACCTTTTAAATTTCAAACTGTTGATATGAATATTTATATTCAAGATTGTGTTGAAGAAATAAGTTTTGATCTTGATCAATCGAAAGTTGAATTGATAGCGGATGTTCCACAAAAACCTACTTTGATTGATATAGATGTACAAAAATTAAAAAGAGCTATTATGAATATAGTAGAAAACTCTATAAAGTACAGAACTGACAATAAGCTTATAATAAATATAGTTGTTAAGTCAAATAATGATTTGGTGATTGTTGAAATACGAGATAATGGAAAAGGAATTCCAAAGGAAGCATTACCTTATATTTTTGAAAGATTTTATAGAGCAGACACTTCTAGAGAAACAGTTATTGGTGGAAGTGGTCTAGGTCTTGCAATAGCAAAAAAAATTATGGATGAACATAGTGGGAAAATAGCAGTAAGTAGTGAATTGAACAAGGGAACATCTATATTTCTTAGTTTTAAAAAATAAAGTAATGACATATTTATAATTTTAATATCTAGGTAGGTGAGATTTAATGCAAAAAGTATTGATAATTGAAGATGATGTTAGTATTGCTGATCTTGAAATGGATTATTTGCAAATCAATGGCTTTGAGGTTGATATTGAAAATAATGGGGATAACGGATTAGCAAAGGCTTTAAATGAAGACTATAATTTAATAATTTTAGATCTCATGCTTCCTGGTATAGGAGGATTTGAAATATGTAAAAAGATTCGTGCAGAAAAAGAAATTCCTATAATCATTGTATCTGCTAAGAAGGAAGATGTTGATAAAATGAGAGGATTAGGGCTTGGTGCTGATGATTATATGACAAAGCCATTTAGTCCTAATGAAATGGTTGCTAGAGTTAAGGCTCATATCTCAAGATACGAAAGATTAAAAAGCGGTAATAGTATAATAAACAAAGAAATAATAGAAGTTAGAGGAATCTCTGTAGATAAAACAGCTAGGAAGGTATATGTTAATGGTAAAGAAATAGAGTTTACATCAAAAGAATATGAACTTCTAATTTTACTTTTAAATAATCCAAATAGAGTTTTTTCAAAAGAAGAATTATATGAAAGAATCTGGGGCTTAGATCCTGTTGGTGGTATAGCAACAGTAACAGTTCATGTAAGAAGATTAAGAGAAAAAATAGAGTTTGATCCATCAAATCCCGAGTATATTGAAACTATATGGGGGATTGGATATAGATTTACTCTATAGGTTATTTCTGAAAAGAAGTGAGCAAAATGTTTGTCACTTCTTTTTTTCTGTTTTATTGTAAAAATTTATAATCTTCATAAATGATTTTATTAAGTTCTTATTGTTATAACCGATAAATATATATTACAAAAAACATCAAAATACGACAAAAATATAGTGTTGTATACTTCTATTTAGATAATATTTATTTAATTAGCTAAATTTTATATCATCAGAAGGGAGAATATCAATGTTTCTATGGTCTTCAAAATATGAAACAGGATCAAGTTTTATAGACGATAATCATAAAAAATTGTTTGAAATCGGATATGATGTATTAGCATTCATGCAATCAGAAAGAAATGAAGTTAATACAAGTTATTTTAAAAATGTGCTTAAAGATTTTATGACATATGCAAAATTTAATTTTTCTATTGAGGAAGATTATATGTCGGAGATTGAGTATACAGGATTCGTGAGCCACAAACAAGAGCATTATTTTTTTATTAAAAGATTATGTTATTATGATTTTGATGAAATTATTACAAATAAGGAAAGCTTACAAAAGTTGTTTGAATTTATATATTCATGGTTAGATCAACACATAATTTCAGAAGATCTAAAGCTTTTTAAAAAACAACTTTAAATATAATGTTAAGTCGATGTAAAGTTTAAAATTACTTTGCAGGGAGTCGTGATATGAGTACGAAAAAGATAAAGTTATTTATAATGATGTTAATATATTTTATTTGCTTTACTTCTTTTGGAGTAAAAGCAGCAACAAAAGTCATTTATCAAGTTGATAAGAATTATCCTCCATATACATTTACATCTAAAAGTTATTTGCATGGCTTTGATGTAGATCTAATAAACCTAATATTTAATAGTGATAAATATGATGTTCATGTATCTGCTGATAATTGGTCTTATGTTTACAAAAGATTGGTTTCTGGAGAAGTTGATGTTGGTGGTATAGCCGGAATAACTGACAGTAGAAAAACAGAGGTGCTGTTTACTAAGCCTTTATTTAAAGCATACTCTGCTATCTACACTCGTCATGATTATAGACAAGTAGATTTAAATAAACTAAATGAATATAGAGTAGGAGTAGGTAAGAGCAATTTTACAGAAAATATTTTAAAAAACAATCTTAGGGTCAATAATTATATTACTTATGATAATATGGAAGATGCCGTTAAAGATCTTGAAGATGAAAAGATAGATGTGATCTTTGAAAATCAACAGTTAATGGATTATATACTAATGCATAAGAATTTAAAAGGCGAGATAATTCCTCAAGTTACTAACTTATTTCCAGTGGAAGAAGCTTATGCAGTAAGCAAAAATAGACCTGAACTTGTAACTTATATTAATACAAGAATTGATCAATTAAAAAAATCAGGTGTCTTTGAAGAACTATATAAAAAGTATTTCTACGCTAATTCAGAAGAATATATAGCTAATCAACATAAAAGTTATCTAACATTGTTAGGATTTGCTATATGTATAATTGTTATAATATTTATTTTTTTGAAGATTTATATAGACAGGCTTAAATCTACTGTTTTAAAAAATTATGACGAGTTAGCTGTTGTAAATATGGAGTTATCTGAAACTAAGACAAATTTAGAAAAGCAATATGAACAATTATATAAAAATCAAATTGCACTTAAGGAAAGCGAAGAAAGATATCGTTTAGTATTAGAAGCATCCAATGATGGTGTCTGGGATTGGGATGTAGAAAATGATATAGGTTACTTATCAAAGCCTTGGAGAGAACTATTAGGAGTCCAAGAAGAAGAAATTGAGAATTACTTTGATTTCCTAAGAGAAATGGTTTATTCAGAGGATAGAAAGTCAGTGTTAAGTTCTTTAGAAGAATATTTTATGGGAAAAACTAATGCATATGAGGTTTTCTTTAGATTAAATCTACAAAGAGATGAATTTATATGGATTCAGTGTAAAGGAAGAATTTTTAGAAATGAAGCTGGATCTATTGTGAGGATGGCTGGATCAATTTCTGACATTACTGAAAAAAGAAATTATCAATCAAAAATCTTCAAAATGGCTTACTATGACAATTTAACCAATCTCCCAAATAGAA
Proteins encoded in this region:
- a CDS encoding response regulator transcription factor is translated as MQKVLIIEDDVSIADLEMDYLQINGFEVDIENNGDNGLAKALNEDYNLIILDLMLPGIGGFEICKKIRAEKEIPIIIVSAKKEDVDKMRGLGLGADDYMTKPFSPNEMVARVKAHISRYERLKSGNSIINKEIIEVRGISVDKTARKVYVNGKEIEFTSKEYELLILLLNNPNRVFSKEELYERIWGLDPVGGIATVTVHVRRLREKIEFDPSNPEYIETIWGIGYRFTL
- a CDS encoding EAL domain-containing protein, encoding MSTKKIKLFIMMLIYFICFTSFGVKAATKVIYQVDKNYPPYTFTSKSYLHGFDVDLINLIFNSDKYDVHVSADNWSYVYKRLVSGEVDVGGIAGITDSRKTEVLFTKPLFKAYSAIYTRHDYRQVDLNKLNEYRVGVGKSNFTENILKNNLRVNNYITYDNMEDAVKDLEDEKIDVIFENQQLMDYILMHKNLKGEIIPQVTNLFPVEEAYAVSKNRPELVTYINTRIDQLKKSGVFEELYKKYFYANSEEYIANQHKSYLTLLGFAICIIVIIFIFLKIYIDRLKSTVLKNYDELAVVNMELSETKTNLEKQYEQLYKNQIALKESEERYRLVLEASNDGVWDWDVENDIGYLSKPWRELLGVQEEEIENYFDFLREMVYSEDRKSVLSSLEEYFMGKTNAYEVFFRLNLQRDEFIWIQCKGRIFRNEAGSIVRMAGSISDITEKRNYQSKIFKMAYYDNLTNLPNRTYLNDKLDELIKNVTKKGGKAAVYFLDLDNFKNINDTLGHDYGDIVLKCASNELLSVLGEDYTVARFGGDEFIIIQHKLDEEIELNDTAEKIIKIFDKPILINNQPFYVAASIGVAIIPEHGMESVEILKKADIAMYNAKEEGKGRFKIYDEEMSKKVQLESDFEKSIRKAIIQKEFYLNYQPYFDAINGELEGVEALIRWNHPKRGIIPPNEFIPLAEKTGLIKEIGDWVLMESCKQNKAWQDKGLKKIPVAVNVSEHQFQSPLFVERVKTVLKETDLDAKYLKIEITEGTVIKSFDNNINILNKLKQMGIGISLDDFGTGYSSLSYLIKLPLDVIKIDKSFVDDICGTEDTKLIIEDIISMAHKLNLEVIAEGVETDEQLKYLQKHKGDKIQGFLFSKPLSSTEIEKLL
- a CDS encoding sensor histidine kinase; its protein translation is MYIKRKLKLTYVMILITSFLLLICLSNVFIALTESNSKYDLTGKLGKGNFAFFTELVTENNKLLQKVNSEVLTNPDNFLNHDYLLQLENSSNMKYTGIVTLINDKIDYSSNFIRKDLSEDALTSFNSNSNDQFKKKIIILWKQDFTTSNKDKGSIYYIIDIDSYKKLFKQNVLIVMVLILIILMATNGIITYFVSKSIVKPLKELDKGAGEILKGNLNYKLDIDSKDEIGEVAETFEEMRLRLKESLEIQNQYEENRKELIASISHDLKTPITSIKGYIEGIKDGVADTPDKMEKYVNTILTKANYMDSLINDLFLYSKLELNKEPFKFQTVDMNIYIQDCVEEISFDLDQSKVELIADVPQKPTLIDIDVQKLKRAIMNIVENSIKYRTDNKLIINIVVKSNNDLVIVEIRDNGKGIPKEALPYIFERFYRADTSRETVIGGSGLGLAIAKKIMDEHSGKIAVSSELNKGTSIFLSFKK
- a CDS encoding bacteriohemerythrin, with translation MFLWSSKYETGSSFIDDNHKKLFEIGYDVLAFMQSERNEVNTSYFKNVLKDFMTYAKFNFSIEEDYMSEIEYTGFVSHKQEHYFFIKRLCYYDFDEIITNKESLQKLFEFIYSWLDQHIISEDLKLFKKQL